One genomic segment of Pseudomonadota bacterium includes these proteins:
- a CDS encoding thermonuclease family protein has protein sequence MRRKTRARFAIAVGCVFLALSGSAMAADSKLPILLAKVTKVNDGDSIEVQLDAGPARVRFSAVDTPEYDQPYGMTASAALKSMLPVGSDVELEIVTQDQFRRLVATVWLVADGKRININEAMLRDGHAWAYRRYMKNPKFCDLEQEARSKKLGLWAQPISDWVYPPEWRFLKNGEIRTLPVPYEETREKCVAVLGLAGAATYEPPK, from the coding sequence ATGCGCCGTAAGACGCGCGCGCGGTTCGCGATTGCCGTGGGTTGCGTATTTCTGGCCTTGAGCGGCTCGGCCATGGCGGCCGATTCGAAGCTGCCGATCCTGCTGGCCAAGGTCACCAAGGTGAACGACGGCGATTCGATCGAAGTGCAGCTCGATGCCGGGCCGGCGCGGGTGCGGTTCTCCGCGGTCGACACGCCCGAATACGACCAGCCTTATGGCATGACGGCATCCGCAGCATTGAAGTCCATGTTGCCGGTGGGATCCGATGTCGAGCTCGAAATCGTCACGCAGGACCAATTCCGCCGCCTGGTCGCCACGGTGTGGCTGGTCGCGGACGGCAAACGCATCAACATCAATGAAGCCATGCTGCGCGACGGGCACGCCTGGGCGTACCGGCGCTACATGAAGAACCCGAAGTTCTGCGACCTCGAGCAGGAGGCGCGTTCGAAGAAGCTCGGCCTGTGGGCACAGCCGATCAGCGACTGGGTCTATCCACCGGAATGGCGGTTTCTCAAGAACGGCGAAATTCGTACCTTGCCGGTGCCGTACGAAGAGACGCGCGAGAAGTGCGTGGCGGTGCTCGGTCTCGCGGGCGCGGCGACGTACGAACCGCCGAAATAA
- a CDS encoding glutathione S-transferase N-terminal domain-containing protein has product MIELFTAATPNGWKISIALEELGLPYTVRQIALSKLEQKEEWFLKINPNGRIPAIVDHGNGDFAVFESGAILIYLAEKTGKLLPADAKARSTVLQWLMFQMGGIGPMMGQANVFFRYAPEKIPYAIDRYQREVRRLFEVMERQLANHQYIAGGDYSIADIALWSWVAGFAWSGVDIDGLPHLKRWLDLIGARPAVIKGRAVPPAADVGDKDKQTVESGRKMLA; this is encoded by the coding sequence ATGATCGAGCTGTTCACGGCCGCGACGCCCAATGGCTGGAAAATATCCATCGCGTTGGAGGAGCTCGGGCTGCCGTATACCGTCCGGCAGATCGCGCTGTCGAAGCTCGAACAGAAAGAAGAATGGTTTCTGAAGATCAATCCGAACGGGCGCATCCCCGCGATCGTCGATCACGGCAACGGCGATTTCGCGGTGTTCGAGTCCGGCGCCATTCTCATTTATCTCGCCGAGAAGACCGGCAAGCTGCTGCCTGCGGATGCCAAGGCGCGCTCGACCGTGCTGCAGTGGCTGATGTTCCAGATGGGCGGCATCGGACCCATGATGGGCCAGGCCAATGTGTTCTTCCGGTACGCGCCGGAGAAGATCCCGTACGCGATCGATCGGTATCAACGCGAGGTGCGGCGGCTGTTCGAAGTGATGGAACGTCAGCTTGCCAACCACCAGTACATCGCGGGCGGCGACTACTCGATCGCGGATATCGCGTTATGGAGCTGGGTGGCTGGTTTTGCCTGGTCGGGCGTCGATATCGACGGCCTGCCGCATTTGAAACGCTGGCTCGATCTCATCGGCGCGCGCCCGGCGGTGATCAAGGGCCGCGCGGTGCCGCCAGCCGCGGACGTGGGCGACAAGGACAAACAAACCGTGGAGTCGGGCCGCAAGATGCTGGCGTGA
- a CDS encoding thiamine pyrophosphate-requiring protein: MYTTSSAILEALAEAGVEFIFANFGSDHPGLIEAIAQARVAGRPCPRVVTCPAEMVAMSAAHGYAQTTGRAQAVLVHVDCGTQALGGAVHNAAKGRVPVFILAGLSPATQEGEARGSRNEFIQWIQDVPDQRGLVRGYVRHENEIRHGANARQIVHRALQFAHSAPRGPVYVTAARETLEQEVARVSIDVARWKPVAPAALSAESVVQISQALVDADCPLIVTSYAGRSPAAVAELSALASELGVGVVESVPSYMNFPATHPNYLGVQWNERRQNAALAQADVVLVVDSDVPWIGAVSHPRVGARIFHIDTDPLKVQMPLWYIGATTQCAAEAAVALRQIRSAARGQLPEAKLAQRRSRLTAAHELWESEIERHEQVPAQGLSAEYLVARIREAIGEDAIVVSEAVTNFHVVSQHLRRTKAGTLFSSGGGSLGYNGGAALGVKLARPDALVVSICGDGSYLFCQPSVVHWMARRYDAPFLHVVLNNGGWRAPRQAVVSVHPDGIAARAPNIDIDFPQPPDYGGIAAAAGGAHVEVVKIAAQVDGALTRALRAIRDERRAAVIDALVSGGT, from the coding sequence ATGTACACCACGAGCTCCGCGATCCTGGAAGCGCTGGCCGAGGCCGGCGTCGAATTCATCTTTGCCAATTTCGGCAGCGATCATCCGGGCCTGATCGAGGCCATCGCGCAGGCGCGGGTGGCGGGCAGGCCCTGTCCGCGGGTCGTCACGTGCCCGGCGGAAATGGTTGCGATGTCCGCGGCGCATGGCTACGCCCAAACTACCGGCCGCGCGCAGGCGGTGCTGGTGCACGTCGACTGCGGGACGCAGGCGCTGGGTGGCGCCGTGCACAATGCGGCCAAGGGCCGCGTGCCGGTTTTCATCCTTGCGGGGCTTTCCCCGGCGACGCAGGAAGGCGAAGCGCGCGGCAGCCGCAATGAATTCATCCAGTGGATCCAGGACGTGCCCGATCAACGCGGGCTGGTGCGCGGATATGTGCGCCACGAGAACGAAATCCGCCACGGCGCCAACGCCAGGCAGATCGTGCACCGCGCGCTGCAGTTCGCACACAGCGCGCCGCGCGGGCCGGTGTACGTGACGGCGGCGAGAGAGACGCTCGAGCAGGAGGTAGCGCGGGTGTCGATCGACGTGGCCCGTTGGAAGCCGGTGGCGCCGGCGGCGCTGAGCGCGGAGAGCGTGGTGCAGATTTCGCAGGCACTCGTCGACGCCGACTGCCCGCTGATCGTCACCTCGTATGCCGGCCGCTCGCCAGCGGCGGTGGCGGAGCTGTCGGCGCTCGCGAGCGAGCTGGGCGTGGGGGTCGTCGAGTCGGTGCCCAGTTACATGAATTTTCCGGCCACGCACCCGAATTATCTGGGCGTGCAGTGGAACGAACGGCGGCAGAACGCGGCGCTGGCACAGGCGGACGTGGTGCTGGTGGTCGACAGTGACGTGCCGTGGATCGGCGCGGTCAGTCATCCGCGCGTGGGCGCGCGGATATTTCACATCGATACGGATCCTCTCAAGGTGCAGATGCCGCTGTGGTACATCGGTGCCACGACGCAATGCGCCGCGGAGGCGGCGGTCGCGTTGCGGCAGATCCGGTCGGCGGCGCGCGGACAGCTGCCGGAGGCGAAGCTGGCGCAACGGCGGTCGCGCCTCACGGCGGCGCACGAGTTGTGGGAGAGCGAGATCGAGCGTCATGAGCAGGTACCGGCGCAGGGATTGAGTGCCGAATACCTGGTTGCGCGCATCCGGGAGGCGATCGGCGAAGATGCGATCGTCGTGAGCGAGGCGGTCACCAATTTCCACGTGGTGTCGCAGCATCTGCGGCGGACGAAGGCCGGTACCTTGTTCTCGAGCGGCGGGGGTTCGCTGGGCTACAACGGCGGTGCGGCGCTCGGCGTGAAGCTTGCCCGTCCCGATGCGCTGGTGGTTTCGATCTGCGGCGACGGCTCCTATCTATTCTGCCAGCCGTCGGTCGTACACTGGATGGCACGGCGCTACGACGCGCCGTTCCTGCACGTGGTGCTCAACAATGGCGGCTGGCGTGCGCCGCGCCAGGCCGTGGTCAGCGTGCATCCCGATGGAATCGCCGCCCGGGCGCCGAACATCGACATCGATTTCCCGCAACCGCCGGACTATGGCGGCATCGCCGCCGCCGCGGGCGGCGCGCACGTCGAGGTCGTGAAGATCGCAGCGCAGGTGGACGGCGCGCTGACCCGCGCCTTGCGCGCGATCCGCGACGAACGCCGCGCAGCTGTGATCGACGCGTTGGTGTCAGGTGGGACTTAG
- a CDS encoding amidohydrolase family protein, with protein MPAYKRIATEEAFATREQLDGFRRLLANGYDDPGFKSLWGFYLGSQCERARFIIDRLQDLGPARIADMDASGIDMQVLSLTSPGVQVFDAATANALAVSSNDELAAAIARYPARYAGLAACAPQDPQAAAREIERGVTRLGLRGVIINSHTQGERLDDPKFWDIFAAAEALDVPIYLHPNAPPRDMIAPYLEAGLDGAVFGFQAETGLHLLRIIVAGVFDRFPKLKMIVGHCGEALPFWVYRIDYMHRAQLAANRYPQLRKLKRTPGEYLRDNVYVTNSGVAWAPAIMLCHQVMGADHTLYAMDYPYQYLPSEVTVSDELPMPDADKKKYFQTNAERLFKLVSGGT; from the coding sequence ATGCCAGCTTACAAACGCATTGCCACGGAAGAAGCCTTCGCCACGCGCGAACAGCTCGACGGCTTTCGCCGCCTGCTCGCGAACGGGTACGACGATCCCGGTTTCAAGAGCCTGTGGGGCTTCTATCTGGGCAGCCAATGTGAACGCGCGCGTTTCATCATCGATCGGCTGCAGGATCTCGGGCCGGCACGCATCGCCGACATGGATGCGAGCGGCATCGACATGCAGGTGTTGTCGCTGACCTCTCCCGGCGTGCAGGTGTTCGACGCGGCCACGGCGAATGCGCTGGCGGTTTCGAGCAACGACGAACTGGCCGCGGCGATCGCACGGTATCCGGCCCGTTATGCCGGGCTCGCGGCCTGCGCACCGCAGGATCCGCAGGCCGCCGCGCGCGAGATCGAACGCGGCGTGACCCGGCTCGGCCTGCGCGGCGTCATCATCAATTCGCACACGCAGGGCGAACGCCTCGACGACCCGAAGTTCTGGGACATCTTCGCGGCGGCCGAGGCGCTCGATGTTCCTATCTACCTGCATCCGAACGCGCCGCCGCGCGACATGATCGCGCCGTATCTCGAAGCGGGGCTGGACGGCGCGGTGTTCGGCTTCCAGGCGGAGACCGGCCTGCACCTGTTGCGCATCATCGTGGCCGGCGTGTTCGACCGATTCCCGAAACTCAAGATGATCGTCGGCCATTGCGGCGAGGCGTTGCCGTTCTGGGTATATCGCATCGACTACATGCATCGCGCGCAGCTCGCGGCGAATCGGTATCCGCAGTTGCGCAAGCTGAAGCGCACACCGGGCGAATACCTGCGCGACAACGTGTACGTGACCAACAGCGGCGTCGCCTGGGCGCCGGCCATCATGTTGTGCCACCAGGTGATGGGTGCGGATCACACGTTGTACGCGATGGACTATCCCTACCAGTATCTGCCGTCGGAAGTGACGGTGTCCGACGAGCTGCCGATGCCGGACGCCGACAAGAAGAAGTACTTCCAGACGAACGCGGAACGGTTGTTCAAGTTGGTGTCAGGTGGGACTTAG
- a CDS encoding NAD-dependent succinate-semialdehyde dehydrogenase encodes MTIMNTPAFPPLSLFIDGEWLGAGGRRTQALINPATEEALAQLPHATAQDLDRALLAAQRAWSEWRTLLPVARGKILRKAADLMRARAEEIARIATLEMGKSIHETRIEVQMAADIFDWYAEEGRRAYGRVLPQRLPGQRMTVVKEPVGPVAAFAPWNFPVGNPARKIGAALAAGCTCILKPAEESAGSALAVAHALQDAGLPKGVLAIVFGVPHEVSSHLIASPVIRKVSFTGSIPVGKQLVKLAADGMKRTTMELGGHAPVIVFDDIDVEKVLDACVTAKYRNAGQVCVSPTRFYVHESIYPRFAEGFAARAHALPVGDGLDEANRMGPLAHARRLPAVQGIIEESLGHGARLLAGGRRMARKGYFFEPTVLADVPNSARIMNDEPFGPVAILNPFRDFDAVLAEANRLPYGLAAFGFTNNAQRVQLLGERIEAGMIGLNSFQISVPESPFGGVKESGHGSEEGIEGLEACLVTKFISAS; translated from the coding sequence ATGACCATCATGAACACACCCGCCTTTCCGCCACTTTCCCTGTTCATCGATGGCGAGTGGTTGGGCGCCGGCGGGCGCAGGACACAGGCGCTGATCAACCCCGCGACCGAAGAAGCGTTAGCGCAGTTGCCGCACGCCACCGCACAGGACCTCGATCGTGCACTCCTCGCCGCGCAACGTGCCTGGAGTGAATGGCGTACGTTGCTGCCAGTGGCGCGCGGCAAGATCCTGCGCAAGGCGGCGGATCTGATGCGCGCGCGTGCGGAAGAGATTGCGCGTATCGCCACTCTCGAGATGGGCAAGAGCATCCACGAGACTCGCATCGAAGTGCAGATGGCGGCCGATATTTTCGACTGGTATGCGGAGGAAGGCCGGCGTGCGTATGGACGCGTGTTGCCGCAGCGTCTGCCGGGGCAGCGCATGACTGTCGTAAAGGAGCCGGTCGGCCCGGTGGCGGCCTTTGCGCCATGGAATTTCCCAGTGGGCAATCCAGCCCGCAAGATAGGCGCGGCGCTCGCGGCCGGTTGCACCTGCATCCTCAAACCCGCGGAGGAATCCGCGGGCAGCGCGTTGGCAGTCGCGCACGCCTTGCAAGACGCGGGACTGCCCAAGGGCGTATTGGCCATCGTATTCGGCGTGCCCCACGAGGTCTCGAGCCATCTCATTGCCTCGCCGGTCATCCGCAAGGTGTCGTTCACCGGCTCAATCCCGGTCGGCAAGCAACTGGTGAAACTTGCGGCCGATGGCATGAAGCGGACCACGATGGAGCTCGGTGGTCACGCACCCGTGATCGTGTTCGACGACATCGACGTGGAGAAGGTGCTCGACGCCTGCGTGACTGCGAAGTACCGCAACGCCGGGCAGGTATGCGTGTCACCGACACGCTTCTACGTGCACGAGTCCATCTACCCGCGTTTCGCCGAAGGTTTCGCGGCGCGCGCACATGCACTGCCGGTAGGCGACGGCCTCGACGAGGCCAACCGCATGGGGCCGCTCGCCCACGCGCGCCGGTTGCCGGCGGTGCAGGGGATCATCGAGGAATCGCTGGGGCACGGCGCGCGGTTGCTGGCCGGTGGCAGGCGCATGGCCCGCAAAGGCTACTTCTTCGAGCCGACGGTGCTCGCCGATGTGCCGAACAGCGCCCGCATCATGAACGACGAGCCATTCGGGCCCGTCGCCATCTTGAACCCGTTCCGCGATTTCGACGCGGTGCTGGCCGAGGCGAACCGGTTGCCGTATGGCCTGGCCGCATTTGGCTTCACTAACAATGCCCAACGCGTGCAGTTGCTGGGCGAGCGCATCGAAGCCGGCATGATCGGCCTCAATAGTTTCCAGATCTCGGTGCCGGAATCGCCGTTCGGCGGCGTGAAGGAAAGCGGCCACGGCAGCGAGGAGGGCATCGAAGGGCTCGAAGCCTGTCTCGTGACGAAGTTCATCAGCGCGAGCTGA
- a CDS encoding helix-turn-helix domain-containing protein: MAAVESFSTFGLDPRRKLTYWNERACESFSPLVSDPVDIRTFNGSISRAAIGELTLAEVYSDAQIVRHSRAHVARTRSSLFFLHLQMEGESISRQDGREATLRAGDFTLCDSTRHYEIAFGGANRMLVLGIPDAILRRHIACPECLVAIPMPAAGGVCALLSRFLRNFWFEYQKNLDMPTAARVNNAILDLVAAAYADLPQSRSDRSSLATAHRIRIINFIEAHLNDPELTPTRIADACKMTTRYLHHLFSDQDETVARYILRRRLEACSRALLSPSQRGRTVTAIAFDYGFNSPTHFGRVFRAKYGATPREYRREQAAAA; encoded by the coding sequence ATGGCAGCAGTGGAATCATTTTCGACGTTCGGGCTGGATCCGCGTCGCAAACTCACGTACTGGAACGAACGGGCCTGCGAGAGCTTCTCGCCGCTGGTATCCGATCCGGTCGACATCCGCACTTTCAACGGCAGCATCTCGCGCGCGGCCATCGGGGAGCTGACGCTCGCCGAGGTGTACTCCGACGCGCAGATCGTGCGGCACTCGCGTGCCCACGTCGCTCGCACCAGGAGCTCGCTGTTCTTCCTGCACCTGCAGATGGAAGGCGAAAGCATCAGCCGCCAAGACGGCCGCGAGGCCACCCTGCGGGCCGGGGATTTCACGCTCTGCGACAGCACGCGCCACTACGAAATCGCCTTCGGTGGCGCCAATCGCATGCTGGTGCTCGGCATCCCGGACGCCATCCTGCGTCGCCACATCGCCTGCCCCGAATGCCTGGTGGCGATCCCGATGCCCGCGGCCGGCGGCGTGTGCGCCCTGCTGTCGCGCTTCCTGCGCAATTTCTGGTTCGAATACCAGAAGAACCTCGACATGCCGACCGCGGCACGCGTCAACAATGCCATCCTCGACCTCGTGGCCGCGGCCTATGCCGATCTCCCGCAGTCGCGCTCGGATCGTTCCTCGCTGGCCACCGCGCATCGCATCCGCATCATCAATTTCATCGAAGCGCATCTCAACGATCCGGAGCTCACGCCGACCCGCATCGCCGATGCCTGCAAGATGACCACGCGTTACCTGCATCACCTGTTCAGCGATCAGGACGAGACCGTAGCGCGCTACATCCTGCGCCGCCGGCTCGAGGCGTGTTCGCGCGCGCTGCTGTCGCCTTCGCAGCGCGGCCGCACGGTCACCGCAATCGCCTTCGACTACGGCTTCAACAGCCCGACGCATTTCGGGCGCGTGTTCCGCGCCAAGTACGGCGCGACCCCGCGTGAATATCGCCGGGAGCAAGCCGCGGCGGCCTGA
- a CDS encoding MarR family winged helix-turn-helix transcriptional regulator, with protein MVRTAPLRELIGYALRRAQGAVYSNLSDALAPLELRPVQLTLLLMVEENPGASQSGVCEALGIQKTNTVATMGDLERRGFIVRKKSSSDARSYQLYLTAKGKRLMQRAGEVHATHEQRLIDRIGLDGRDQLLRLLSKLTDIK; from the coding sequence GTGGTTCGAACGGCGCCGTTGAGGGAATTGATCGGCTACGCACTGCGCCGCGCGCAGGGCGCCGTCTATTCCAACCTGAGTGACGCGCTGGCCCCGCTCGAGCTTCGGCCGGTGCAGCTGACGCTGCTGCTCATGGTCGAGGAGAACCCGGGCGCGAGCCAGTCCGGCGTCTGCGAGGCCCTGGGTATCCAGAAGACCAACACGGTCGCGACGATGGGGGACCTCGAACGGCGCGGCTTCATCGTGCGCAAGAAGTCCTCGAGCGATGCCCGCAGCTACCAGCTGTATCTGACCGCGAAGGGCAAACGCCTCATGCAACGCGCCGGCGAAGTCCACGCCACCCACGAGCAACGGCTCATCGATCGCATCGGCCTCGACGGCCGCGATCAACTGCTGCGACTTTTGAGTAAGCTGACCGACATCAAATGA
- a CDS encoding 3-hydroxyacyl-CoA dehydrogenase NAD-binding domain-containing protein has product MTRPIVELQRHGEILVLVVDNPPVNTITAAARAGMSEALDHAIADHTARALILRCEGNNFFTGADINEFSGPPKEAEYRALWAKFEGMKIPVIAAMHGSAIGGGLEIALACHYRIATPTAKFMLPEVTLGIIPGAGGTQRLPRLLGLDNALRMIFDAKPVDALAAKKLGLIDAIIEGDFVAGALAYAQQLITLSRGPRRTSERTVDPGSLTLELMAKWQAEAARMYPNRSAALTAIESVAASARLPFDEGLLFEEKLANQTKTTVEARGAIHVFFAERESRKVDGLPPGEARKIKSAGVIGAGTMGGGISIAFANAGVPVTLLDANQAGLDKGLATIDATFESMVKRGRIDAAEKARRLAFITPALRYEDLAGCDVVIEAVFEDMSLKKQVFAQLEQVAKPGALLASNTSTLDVDELAASTLRPQDVIGLHFFSPANVMPLLEVVRPAATSPTAIRTAMDLAKLLRKTPVLARVCYGFIGNRMMEGYAREAQRLTLEGATPRRVDTVLEGFGMAMGILAVFDMAGVDVGVNVHRVNAARYPPDPSYYQADIALHSAGRLGQKTGKGYYRYEKGDRTRHDDPEALALIAAKAAELGVLPRAHTDAEILERCLYPLLNEGLRILDEGIAQRAGDVDVVWCAGYGFPRYRGGPMFYADTLGLPVLLAGMEKYRALFGPMHWEPAPLLVRLVREGRTLAAWDKERRGAAS; this is encoded by the coding sequence ATGACCCGACCCATCGTTGAGCTGCAACGCCACGGCGAAATTCTCGTCCTCGTGGTGGATAACCCGCCTGTCAATACGATTACCGCCGCCGCGCGCGCCGGGATGTCGGAGGCGCTCGATCACGCCATCGCGGACCACACCGCCCGCGCGCTCATCCTGCGTTGCGAAGGCAACAACTTCTTCACGGGCGCGGACATCAACGAGTTTTCCGGGCCGCCGAAGGAGGCCGAATATCGCGCGCTGTGGGCGAAGTTCGAGGGCATGAAGATTCCCGTGATTGCCGCGATGCACGGTTCGGCCATTGGCGGTGGACTCGAGATCGCGTTGGCCTGCCACTATCGCATCGCAACACCGACGGCGAAATTCATGCTGCCCGAGGTCACGCTGGGCATCATTCCGGGCGCGGGCGGCACACAGCGGCTGCCGCGCCTGTTAGGGCTGGACAACGCGCTGCGCATGATCTTTGACGCCAAGCCGGTCGATGCGCTGGCGGCGAAGAAGCTCGGCCTCATCGACGCGATCATCGAAGGTGATTTCGTCGCGGGTGCGCTCGCGTATGCGCAGCAGCTGATAACGCTGAGCCGCGGGCCGCGCCGCACGTCCGAGCGCACCGTCGATCCCGGTAGTTTGACGCTGGAGCTGATGGCGAAATGGCAGGCAGAAGCGGCACGGATGTATCCGAACCGCAGCGCCGCGCTGACCGCCATCGAATCCGTGGCGGCCAGCGCGCGTCTGCCGTTCGACGAAGGCCTGTTGTTCGAAGAGAAACTCGCGAACCAGACCAAGACCACGGTCGAGGCAAGGGGCGCGATCCACGTGTTCTTCGCCGAACGCGAGAGCCGCAAAGTCGACGGTTTGCCGCCGGGCGAGGCGCGCAAGATCAAGAGCGCGGGTGTGATCGGCGCGGGCACGATGGGCGGCGGCATCTCGATTGCATTCGCCAATGCCGGCGTGCCGGTGACGCTGCTCGATGCGAACCAGGCCGGGCTCGACAAGGGCCTGGCGACGATCGATGCAACCTTCGAAAGCATGGTGAAACGCGGCCGCATCGATGCCGCCGAGAAGGCGCGACGCCTGGCGTTCATCACGCCGGCGCTGCGGTATGAGGACCTCGCGGGCTGCGATGTCGTCATCGAGGCCGTGTTCGAGGACATGAGTCTCAAGAAGCAGGTGTTCGCGCAGCTCGAGCAGGTTGCCAAGCCCGGTGCGCTGCTCGCGTCCAACACCTCGACGCTCGATGTGGATGAACTGGCGGCTTCGACCCTGCGTCCACAGGACGTCATCGGGCTGCATTTTTTCTCGCCCGCCAACGTGATGCCGCTGCTGGAGGTCGTGCGGCCCGCGGCCACATCGCCGACCGCGATCCGCACGGCGATGGACCTCGCCAAACTGCTGCGCAAGACGCCGGTGCTGGCACGGGTGTGTTACGGCTTCATCGGCAATCGCATGATGGAAGGGTATGCGCGCGAGGCGCAGCGCCTCACGCTCGAGGGCGCGACGCCGCGCCGCGTCGATACCGTGCTCGAAGGTTTCGGCATGGCCATGGGCATCCTTGCCGTGTTCGACATGGCGGGCGTGGACGTCGGCGTGAACGTGCATCGCGTGAATGCCGCGCGGTATCCGCCGGACCCGAGTTATTACCAGGCCGACATCGCGCTGCACTCGGCGGGGCGGTTGGGTCAGAAGACCGGCAAGGGTTACTACCGGTACGAGAAGGGCGATCGCACGCGCCACGATGACCCGGAGGCGCTGGCGCTGATCGCGGCGAAGGCTGCGGAGCTCGGCGTGTTGCCGCGTGCACATACCGATGCGGAGATCCTCGAGCGCTGCCTCTATCCGCTGCTGAACGAGGGGCTGCGCATTCTCGACGAGGGCATCGCGCAGCGCGCCGGCGACGTGGACGTGGTGTGGTGTGCGGGATATGGCTTCCCGCGTTATCGCGGCGGACCGATGTTCTACGCCGATACGCTCGGCCTGCCGGTGTTGCTGGCGGGCATGGAGAAATACCGCGCGTTGTTCGGACCGATGCACTGGGAGCCGGCGCCTTTGCTCGTGCGCCTGGTGCGCGAAGGCCGTACTCTTGCCGCCTGGGACAAAGAGCGCCGCGGAGCTGCATCTTGA
- a CDS encoding amidohydrolase family protein, translating into MNVKDLIAIDVHTHAEVSCRQEPDEAQQPYDDAAAKYFKADKRKTIPETIAYYRERKIGFVMFTVDSEFEMGVRRIPNQEVIDAARENSDIMLAFASIDPHKGKMGAREARRLIEEGGVRGFKFHPTCQGFFPNDRMAYKLYEVIAEAKLPAIFHSGHSGIGTGMPGGGGLKLKFSNPMHVDDVAADFPDMTVIIAHPSWPWQDEALSVCLHKPNVYIDLSGWSPKYFSPELIRYANSQLKHKMLFGSDFPLITPDRWMKDFADAGFKPEVQPLILKENAIRALKLG; encoded by the coding sequence TTGAATGTAAAAGATCTGATTGCGATCGACGTGCATACACACGCCGAGGTGTCCTGCCGGCAGGAGCCGGATGAGGCGCAGCAGCCCTACGACGACGCCGCGGCCAAATATTTCAAGGCCGACAAGCGCAAGACCATTCCCGAAACCATCGCCTACTATCGCGAGCGCAAGATCGGGTTCGTGATGTTCACGGTCGATTCGGAATTCGAGATGGGCGTGCGGCGCATTCCGAACCAGGAAGTGATCGACGCGGCGCGCGAGAACTCCGACATCATGCTGGCGTTCGCCAGCATCGATCCGCACAAGGGCAAGATGGGCGCGCGCGAGGCGCGGCGCCTGATCGAAGAGGGCGGCGTACGCGGGTTCAAGTTTCATCCCACCTGCCAGGGATTTTTTCCGAACGATCGCATGGCGTACAAGCTGTATGAGGTGATTGCGGAGGCAAAACTGCCGGCGATCTTCCACAGCGGGCATTCCGGGATCGGCACCGGCATGCCGGGCGGCGGCGGGTTGAAGCTCAAGTTCTCGAACCCGATGCACGTCGATGACGTGGCGGCGGATTTTCCGGATATGACGGTGATCATCGCGCACCCGTCGTGGCCCTGGCAGGACGAGGCGCTGTCGGTGTGCCTGCACAAGCCGAACGTGTACATCGATCTGTCGGGCTGGTCGCCGAAGTATTTTTCACCCGAGCTGATCCGCTACGCGAACTCGCAGCTCAAGCACAAGATGTTGTTCGGCTCGGATTTCCCGCTGATCACACCCGACCGCTGGATGAAGGATTTCGCCGACGCCGGCTTCAAGCCCGAAGTGCAGCCCCTGATCTTGAAAGAGAACGCGATCCGCGCGCTGAAGCTGGGGTAA